The window GTTCGGGCGGTACTCACACGCGCCGTATTATCGTGTGTTCGGGAGCTGGAACGACGCCCTGCGGGCGGCGGGGTTGACGACGAACCACGAGAACGACGTGGCTCGGGAGGCGCTGGTTGCAGAGTTGCGGCGGCTGGACGACGAACTGGATCGACTTCCTCGGTTCGACGACATGGAGGAGTACGGCGAGTACTCGGGGTACACCTATCTTCGCCGGTTCGGGTCGTGGTCCGAGGCGAAGGAGGCCGCAGGGTTGGCTGGCGAGCGGCGGACCTCGCGGCGGATTACGGAGTCGGAACTGGTGGACGCACTTCTCGAACTGGCAGAGGTGCTGGGTCGTGCCCCGACGCAGGTCGAGATGAACGAACTGGGTGAGTTCTCCCAGCGGCCGTACTACCGGGTGTGGGGGTCGTGGGCAGATGCACTGGAAGCTGCCGGACTCGATGCGAACCACCGAAACGATATCTCGAACGCGAAACTTATCGCAGAGCTACGACGCCTCGACGACGAACTCGGCCACGCCCCTCGTGAAGAAGACATGCGTGAAGACGGTGTTTTCTCGGTTCAGCCGTACATCACAGCGTTCGGGTCGTGGACAGCAGCGTGGGATGCGGCAGGTCTCGAATATCGAACGCGCTATCCGGCCAGTGTGTCCCGCGAAGCACTGATAGACGCGATCCACTCACTCGCCGACGAACTGGGGTACGTTCCATCGCGTGAAGACATGATCAGAGATGGTGCGTATTCGCGGACGCCGTTCGAGTACGTATTTGGGTCGTGGAGTGCCGCGCTGGAAGCGGCCGGATTCCGACCGTACCGGATCACAGACACCGATTCGGAGTACGTCTACTACGGATCGGACTGGCCCGCACAGCGCGAGCGGGCACTCGACCGAGACGAGTGGCAGTGCCAGCGATGCGGGATGACGAACGCTGAACACCTGACCGAGTACGGATCGAGTCTTCACGTCCACCACATCCGCAAGTTAGTCACGTTCGAGGACAGCGAAGAGGCGAACCGGCTAGAGAACCTACAGACGGTCTGTCGGGACTGCCACGCGAAAGTCGAGCGACGCTCACACGAGTAAGTTCGAGCACACAGTAGAACACGAATCCCCCTCGATTCTAAACGCTCGAACTGTCGTACTGTTGCTCAGGATTCAAACGAAACGCCGGTCTTCGAGGGTTGAGACCGTGCTTAAACCGCTTTTCTGCATCGAGTCAGACAGATGAATATTCGCCGGCAAATCGCAGGACAACGCGGTGTTAGGGAGGCATTTAACGAGAGAGAAAATCGTAGAACCTTTTAAGTGCTAGTGGTCTGTAGCCGGAGGTAAGCACGCATCGAAGACTGGCCCAACTGGTAGGTACGGGGTACAAATCCCCGTTCGTCGTCGTATTACGGCGGTGCTACCGCCGGGCGATGCAGGACGGACCGGTCGTCGGTGTCCGTGCAAAGGAAACCAAACGAAACCATGAAACTTACAAGCGCACTCAAGGACTTCGTTTCAGGCGAAGATCGAGCTGTATCACCTGTAATTGGCGTGATCTTAATGGTGGCGATCACGGTAATTCTTGCCGCTGTGATAGGGACGTTCGTGCTGGGTCTCGGGGACAGCCTGCAAAATACGACACCGACCGCTAGTGTAAATTTCGCTGATTCGTCAGATACGTACGATGCCTCCGATAGTGACGCGATAGTCATCTCTCACAACTCTGGCGACGACTTGCCTTACGCTGACACCCAGATCGTCCTTCGAGACGCAGTTGACAACGAACAGTTGGCCGAGTTCGATCAAGGCTGGAGCGAAGGTGAACTGACTGCGAATCTCAATGCTAACGACTGGACCTCCAGTCAGAACGCATTCACCACTGGCGACTCAATCACGATCAATGACAACGACGGAACGGGCGGGAACGTTGATCTGACCGGTGACGTAACAGTTCAGGTCATTCACAAGCCCACCGGTAACACCGTATCGTCTGGTACGGTGACGGTCAGCTAAGCCGACCACCCCTCCTTCCATATTTTCACCGACAAGTAGCCACAGCCACCCCCAAACCGCCACCTTTTACCGCCGACCAGATATACGAGCGACATGGACCAGTTGCGGCAGTCCCTGTTAGACGCGCCGATCATCGAGAAGGGAGACTACGAGTACTTCGTCCACCCGATCAGCGACGGGGTGCCGATGCTGGAACCGGGCCTCCTGCGTGAGATCGTCATCCGGATCATCCGGAAGGCGAACATCGAGGACGTCGACAAGATCGTCACGCCGGCCGCGATGGGCATCCACATCTCCACGGCCGTCTCGCTGATGACCGACATCCCCCTCGTGGTCATCCGGAAGCGGGAGTACGGACTCGACGGCGAGGTGGCGCTGTCCCAGCAGACGGGCTATTCGGACAACGAGATGTACATCAACGACGTGACCGAGGGCGACCGCGTGCTGGTGCTGGACGACGTGCTCTCGACGGGTGGGACGATGAAGGCCGTCCTCGGTGCCCTAGACGGCATCGGCGCGGACGTGGCCGACGTGGTCGCGGTGATCAAGAAGGCCGGCCCGAACAAACTCGACGACAGCCCCTACGAGGTGAAGACGCTGATCAACGTCACCGTCGAGGACGGCGAAGTCGTCATCGTCGACGAACACGGCGACGGCTGAGTCGGCGAGTGCAGAACAGGTACGCGACGAACAGCACCTCGATCTGAGCGCGACGTTCTCGACTGTGCCGAGTAGGTAGGTGACGAGCAGGTACGCGACGAGTAGGTAGGTGACGAGCAGGTACCTCAGGAGCGTCCGATCCGAGCGGACAGGCGACGACTGACCACAGTGCGAGACGACACGAGACGACAGCGCCAGCCCTGCCTCCCGTTCGATTCGACAGCGCCGACCCTTGGCCGGACGACTCGACAAGCGGGTATCGACCGGAGCCGACTCACGGGTGCCAGCGTCTCTGACGGAAGATCGTGAGGGACCGTCGGAGATCGGGCCGTTTGCAGTCGGAGGTATTTTCCGAAACCGCATGACGCAACGGGACTTGATGACTGAAGTTTCCGCTTTCCTTATCGAAGCTTATTTGAATCGAACGGCATACTACGAGGTATGCCATCTGGCAACAAGCCAACTGACGAGGAGCCGACGAAGCTCCTCTTTCCGAAGCGACGCAGTTTCTTGAAGACGCTCGGCGTCGGCGGGGCCGCGGCCGGACTCGCCGGCTGTTCCGGGACGCAGAACCCCGGCGAGGAGACGACGACCGGCGGCGAGACGGAGACGGACAGCGGCATGACCGAGACCGACACCGGCGGAGAGCTCCCTTCGGGCTACGTGGCCGGTGCCGGCACCGACGCTCAGTCGCTGAACTTCCTGTCCATCGCCGACGTGCCGTCTGCGGACCGGGTCGGGTTGACACTCGACAGCGCCTACGCGATCACGACCGACAACGAGGTCTTCCCGCTGTGGGCGGACATCTCCTCGGACGACGGCCGCGTCTACACGGTCGAACTCCGCGACAACCTCCAGTGGGGCGCGGACTACGGCCAGATGACGAGCGAGGACTGGGTCTACATGATCAAGGAGGTCTTCCAGGCCGACGACAACTGGGCCGGCTTCCCGAACCAGAGCGACTGGCAGCGCGGCGGCGAGGCCATCCCGGTCGAGAAGACGGGCACCACCTCCTTCGAGATCCAACTCCCGGAGGTCGACCCGGCGTTCCCGCTCAAGCCGATCATGTGGGGTGCGTTCTGTATGCCGAAGGGCATCATCGAGAAGTACCGCCCGGACGGCGACCAGGAGGGCCTCGCACAGGACGAGGAGGTCCAGACGCTGGCGTACTCCGGCAACCTCGGGCCGTACAACTTCGAGACGTGGGACCGCGAGTCGGCGTTCGTCGCCACGCGCAACGAGGACTACTACATGCGCGAGGCCTCGGACGTGCCGGACGCCTGGACCGAGGCACCGTACTTCGACTCCTACACGTATCAGGTCATCCCGGAGGAGTCCACGCGACTGTCGGCGCTCCAGACCGGCGAGATCGACGCCTCCGGCATTCCGGAGACGAAGGTCAGCCAGTTCGAGGGGCTCGACAACGTCGACGTGAAGGTGATCCCGCAGGCGTTCATGAGTTCGCTCATCTACAACCAGCGGGCGAACGGCAACTTCTACGAGGCGCTCCGGCTGAAGGGCGTCCGGCAGGCACTCGCACACGCCGTCAACAAGCAGGCCATCGCGGACAACATCCTGCGTGGGTACGCGACGGTCGCACACACCTTCCAGCCGCAGTTCTCCGACTGGTACGTCGACGACCAGGTGACCGAGTACGGCGTCGGGGACACCTACGACCCCGAGACCGCCCGGAACATGCTGGAGAACAACCTCGACAGCACGCCGTACAGCTACGACGGCGACACCATCGTCGACGGCGACGGCGACCCGGTCACGCTGGAACTCGTCTTCGCACAGGGGACCGAGACGACCCAGACGACCGCCGAGTTCATCGCCCAGGAGTACGGCAACATCGGACTCGACGTGGAAGTGACGGGCGTCCAGTTCAACACGCTCCTGAACAAGTACGTCTCCAACAGCTACCAGGGAAGCGGCGAACCCGAGTTCAACGCCGGCCCGTACAACGGTGGCAACCGGGACAACTCCGTCAGCCCGGAGTCGTGGGACCTGATGACCGGCATCATCTTCAACACGTACCCACGGACGCCCTCGTCGACGCGTGACTTCACGATCAAGCAGGGCGGGATCAACTACTACGGCTACTACCCGGAGACGGACTTCAACGCGCTGTTCGACGAGGCGACGACGACCGTCGACGAGGACGCCCGCAGAGAGGTGTACTCCGACATCTTCGGTGCGCTCTCGGAGGAACAGCCGTTCAACTTCCTCAACATGGGCGTCGACATCATCGGCTACGACTCCCGCGTCGAGGGGCCGGTCGAGGAGTTCGGCAACGGGTGGGACAGCCAGATCTGGCAGTTCGCCCAGCAGTAATCGGCTCTCACACCGATTTCTATGAGATGGTACATCGCACGCAGAGTCGCGTGGGCGGGAGTCGTGGCGTTCGTGATCCTGACGATCACGTTCGTCCTGTTAGACCTCGCGCCCGACGCACAGCTCGCACAGGTACAGTTCCAGGCGGCCTCGGGCGGCGGGGACGCACAGTCGGCCGCAGAGGCCTACCGCGAGCGGCGCGGCCTCGACGGCCCGCTGTGGCAACGCTACGCCGACTACCTCACGAACCTGTTCACCGGCGACTGGGGCTGGTCGGACACGCGCTCACAGCCGGTCACGGAGGCCATCCTGACGGCTATCCCGTACTCGATGATGTACTCCATCCCGTCGATCATCCTCTCGACGGTCATCGGGATGGGCATCGGGCTCTACTCCGCGCTCAACCAGTACACGAAGACCGACTACGCCGCGACGTTCGTGGCCTTCTTCGGCATCTCGATCCCGAACTTCTGGTTCGGCATCGTCCTGTTGCTGGTGTTCGCGGTCGAACTCGATCTGGTGCCGGTGTTGTTCAACGCCGACACCGCGATCAACGACACGTTCTCGCTGGCGAACGCCAAGCAACTCGTCCTGCCCGTCTTCGTGCTGGCGACGGGCGCGATGGCGTCCAACATGCGGTACGCCCGCGCCGAGGCACTGGAGTACGTGCAGGCGGAGTTCGTGAAGACGGCCCGCGCGAAGGGGGCGACCGGCTGGCGGATGTTGACGCGACACATCCTCCGGCCGACGCTCGTGCCCCTCTCGACACTCCTCGT of the Salinirubrum litoreum genome contains:
- the hpt gene encoding hypoxanthine/guanine phosphoribosyltransferase encodes the protein MDQLRQSLLDAPIIEKGDYEYFVHPISDGVPMLEPGLLREIVIRIIRKANIEDVDKIVTPAAMGIHISTAVSLMTDIPLVVIRKREYGLDGEVALSQQTGYSDNEMYINDVTEGDRVLVLDDVLSTGGTMKAVLGALDGIGADVADVVAVIKKAGPNKLDDSPYEVKTLINVTVEDGEVVIVDEHGDG
- a CDS encoding ABC transporter permease; this encodes MRWYIARRVAWAGVVAFVILTITFVLLDLAPDAQLAQVQFQAASGGGDAQSAAEAYRERRGLDGPLWQRYADYLTNLFTGDWGWSDTRSQPVTEAILTAIPYSMMYSIPSIILSTVIGMGIGLYSALNQYTKTDYAATFVAFFGISIPNFWFGIVLLLVFAVELDLVPVLFNADTAINDTFSLANAKQLVLPVFVLATGAMASNMRYARAEALEYVQAEFVKTARAKGATGWRMLTRHILRPTLVPLSTLLVGDLLGLILSASYLVEVVFGIPGLGRLSLDAIRNQDTALVLGTTLIPVFIAVIGNLLQDIAYVILDPRIDYGDR
- a CDS encoding type IV pilin N-terminal domain-containing protein, which produces MQRKPNETMKLTSALKDFVSGEDRAVSPVIGVILMVAITVILAAVIGTFVLGLGDSLQNTTPTASVNFADSSDTYDASDSDAIVISHNSGDDLPYADTQIVLRDAVDNEQLAEFDQGWSEGELTANLNANDWTSSQNAFTTGDSITINDNDGTGGNVDLTGDVTVQVIHKPTGNTVSSGTVTVS
- a CDS encoding homing endonuclease associated repeat-containing protein translates to MTDELDAETLLDALIELAEELGETPTRTQMNEFGRYSHAPYYRVFGSWNDALRAAGLTTNHENDVAREALVAELRRLDDELDRLPRFDDMEEYGEYSGYTYLRRFGSWSEAKEAAGLAGERRTSRRITESELVDALLELAEVLGRAPTQVEMNELGEFSQRPYYRVWGSWADALEAAGLDANHRNDISNAKLIAELRRLDDELGHAPREEDMREDGVFSVQPYITAFGSWTAAWDAAGLEYRTRYPASVSREALIDAIHSLADELGYVPSREDMIRDGAYSRTPFEYVFGSWSAALEAAGFRPYRITDTDSEYVYYGSDWPAQRERALDRDEWQCQRCGMTNAEHLTEYGSSLHVHHIRKLVTFEDSEEANRLENLQTVCRDCHAKVERRSHE
- a CDS encoding ABC transporter substrate-binding protein, with amino-acid sequence MPSGNKPTDEEPTKLLFPKRRSFLKTLGVGGAAAGLAGCSGTQNPGEETTTGGETETDSGMTETDTGGELPSGYVAGAGTDAQSLNFLSIADVPSADRVGLTLDSAYAITTDNEVFPLWADISSDDGRVYTVELRDNLQWGADYGQMTSEDWVYMIKEVFQADDNWAGFPNQSDWQRGGEAIPVEKTGTTSFEIQLPEVDPAFPLKPIMWGAFCMPKGIIEKYRPDGDQEGLAQDEEVQTLAYSGNLGPYNFETWDRESAFVATRNEDYYMREASDVPDAWTEAPYFDSYTYQVIPEESTRLSALQTGEIDASGIPETKVSQFEGLDNVDVKVIPQAFMSSLIYNQRANGNFYEALRLKGVRQALAHAVNKQAIADNILRGYATVAHTFQPQFSDWYVDDQVTEYGVGDTYDPETARNMLENNLDSTPYSYDGDTIVDGDGDPVTLELVFAQGTETTQTTAEFIAQEYGNIGLDVEVTGVQFNTLLNKYVSNSYQGSGEPEFNAGPYNGGNRDNSVSPESWDLMTGIIFNTYPRTPSSTRDFTIKQGGINYYGYYPETDFNALFDEATTTVDEDARREVYSDIFGALSEEQPFNFLNMGVDIIGYDSRVEGPVEEFGNGWDSQIWQFAQQ